Below is a genomic region from Aneurinibacillus migulanus.
CTTGGGAGAACATACATATACAGTGTCTGGCCGCAATCGGTAATCATGCGTACCAATCGATAATCGGCCTTGTCCGTTTATCACCACCAGCAACACGTGCGAGATAGTAAACTGTTGTTCGATCCGCCAGTCACAGTCCCCTTTGACAAGCTCTATATCCCGAAGCTTAAACAACACGTCATCCAACAAAAAATCGGCGTCTTCCTCCTTAACGGATTCATTGTGAATCATCGTCCTTCACCGTCCTTATCCGATTCTGTATAACACCAACAGGAACGCTCTTCAGCCTTTTCCGGCAATTTCTCTGGATTGAAAAAGCAACTTAAAGACAAAAAGCACCGTTCAAACTTTGAACGGTGCTACAAAATAAGCCTGTTCTATTCTTCTGATCCTCTCTCATTGCACCAAAAGAGATTTCTCTACTTATTTTATTACCGTACTTTTTATTACGGGGCTATACGTGTCATCCACTCATGAACAGGTCTTCTCTCTTTCGCCTTCGGTACTTGTTCGGGATAGCCTAAGTGAACAGACCCTATCACCTTTTTTGAAGGCGGTATGCCAATATCTTTCGCAAACACGGGGTCAAAAATATACGGATTCGTACGCCACACCGTCCCTATATTCTTCTCCCATGATAGCAATTGAATATTTTGGATAAATGAGCATGTTGCTCCGATGGATTCAAAGTCTTTCTTCTCATCCTGAAATACATCTGTTGCAACAATCATCGTAACAGGTGTTGATGAAAGGTACTCTTTATAAGCGGCCTTTACCTTTTCCACTTGCTCCTCTGAATAAGAAGCGAACACTCCAGTCCGATCATAGCTTCGCAGGATACAATCCAAGAAATATTGTTTTTCTTCCTCTGTAGATGCTATTTTTACAGACCATGGCTCGACCTCGCTATGAAATGGGGCATAGGCAGCCTTCTCCAAAATATCTTCAATAATTTCCAAAGGAATGGGAGAGCTTTTTGTTTTGCGAACGGTTCTTCTCGAAGTTATTATCGATTCAAGCGATGAAACCACAGCATATCTCCTCCTATTACTGCTATTTGAAATAAAGATAATGATAATCATTATCATAATAACATTTTTTATTATCCGCTGCTAGTATCAATTAGAAAAAGCCTTGTTTGTATCCCGTTGTGGTGGTCTTTCCCTCTTTGAACAATCAACACCCTTGATATCCGTAGATGGATAGAAAAGAAGGACGCGTACGTCGTGCGTCCCCCCTTGTTTTTCTACAGAGCTGCATAAGGGCAGCTAGAGCTGTTGCCTGCGGCACCAGCTAAGTTTTCTTTATCGTGTGGAGCGTGTGGCGCCAAGGACGAAATCGATCGGCAACTGTCTCCCGTACCCGAAAAACCCGGATATTTTGTCGGTCCGGCCTTGACGCAACAAAGCGGCCATATCTCTTCCTTGCAAGAAAAAGATGAGAAAACACGCCGATGCGTGCATCTTATCCCTTCCAATCTATGGATCATCAGCAGGTGTGATGTTTTACTTTATATATCACACCAGGCAGTACCCCGTGGCGGAAACGTAAAAACAATTCTCTGTCCGTCCAGGGTAACTGCTTCTACATTTACATAGGTAGAGCTCGGTGAACGCATCTGATCACCTGAGACTACATAGCTTCCTTTTCCAAGGGCAAACGCTCTGTTTACTACATTGTATCCTGTCAGTTCTGAGAACCGCACATATACTTCCTTGAACTCTGGAGTATCCCTATCAAAATGAATCTTCACATCATTAAAACCTGATACGAACGGTGAGATGGTCGCGTATACAGTAATTCCTTGCTTCGTTACCTGAACCGGTGCGTTATCGACTTTCGAAACAGCAGGCACAAAATTGACAAGCGCCCCAGCTATAAGCAAAGCGGTTGCCCCAAGCCAGAGTTCCCACCTGATTTTGCGGGCAAACCAACCGGCTCCCTTTTCTGTCCCTTTCCTCACATATCGTACCTGTAGGCAACCGAGTAGCACAATCAAGATGACAAGACCTGCTTTTACTAGAATTGAAATACCCCACACGCTACGAATAAACTCATCCCAGGTCGGTGCATAATCGACTGTCATCGCAATACCTGTCAGAATAAGCAATACGATGCTAATCATGGCCCAACGTGAGAATTCCACTCCTTTTTCCTTAAACCATTTCCATTTACCCTCTTTTGGAGCTAATACTAACAATGCAAAGATGCCGCCCAACCAGATGGATAGTGCGAATAGATGAATCCCGTTCATTAGCATCGCCATCCATCCGCCATATTCGACTGTATAAGAGCGTCCAACAATTACATTCAACATCAATGCAATGCCGAGAAATGGAAGCGTCCATCTCGTATACGTAATTCCAAAAATAAGTGCAAACATAAAAAATTGTACTAGCGGTACCCATCCGATACGAAGTGAAGCCAATTCAACAGGTGTCACCTCAGGTATTGCAGCATTTCGCACCAAAAACAACACCAGTGCAGCCGTTGAGGTGAGAAAATAAATAGGAATTTGCCAGTACTGCCAGCGCTTATGATATTCTTTTCCCCGAGCAATATATCGTACGAAGAATGTCCCACCGAACGAGACAGCCATCCCCCAAAAGACAGCCCAATTCGGAAGTGTTTCCGCGCTTAATTGTTCAACCAGCCCCGCACCCCCACCCTTTGGTGTAGGGGAAAGCGATTGAATGGCAAAATAAATCTGTCCGCGTAGCTTTGCATTCGGGTCCTTCTTATTAGCAGAAGGAGCTGTCCTCAAAACCCATTCGACTCCATATGTTCCTGGTGGTAGCTCTTTGGCGGTC
It encodes:
- a CDS encoding nitroreductase family protein; protein product: MVSSLESIITSRRTVRKTKSSPIPLEIIEDILEKAAYAPFHSEVEPWSVKIASTEEEKQYFLDCILRSYDRTGVFASYSEEQVEKVKAAYKEYLSSTPVTMIVATDVFQDEKKDFESIGATCSFIQNIQLLSWEKNIGTVWRTNPYIFDPVFAKDIGIPPSKKVIGSVHLGYPEQVPKAKERRPVHEWMTRIAP
- a CDS encoding copper resistance CopC/CopD family protein; its protein translation is MVTVRKEKNRMALIFLLLLGITVWSLIPFHVKAQNISGTTTVQQEQTGEGKAYKLLKTTPEDGAILSATPKEVRLTFAQPTEIEYASIFDNRNKEYSTGKLKTDPKDPRQIILTTAKELPPGTYGVEWVLRTAPSANKKDPNAKLRGQIYFAIQSLSPTPKGGGAGLVEQLSAETLPNWAVFWGMAVSFGGTFFVRYIARGKEYHKRWQYWQIPIYFLTSTAALVLFLVRNAAIPEVTPVELASLRIGWVPLVQFFMFALIFGITYTRWTLPFLGIALMLNVIVGRSYTVEYGGWMAMLMNGIHLFALSIWLGGIFALLVLAPKEGKWKWFKEKGVEFSRWAMISIVLLILTGIAMTVDYAPTWDEFIRSVWGISILVKAGLVILIVLLGCLQVRYVRKGTEKGAGWFARKIRWELWLGATALLIAGALVNFVPAVSKVDNAPVQVTKQGITVYATISPFVSGFNDVKIHFDRDTPEFKEVYVRFSELTGYNVVNRAFALGKGSYVVSGDQMRSPSSTYVNVEAVTLDGQRIVFTFPPRGTAWCDI